A stretch of Thermodesulfovibrionales bacterium DNA encodes these proteins:
- a CDS encoding HD domain-containing phosphohydrolase: MENIMTFLVTITTAISNCSLYSKNHPSVDEFTRRAAKVLDILLREAGRLDIMHVENKLIINEMPFAATGLQDSKLMNRLKRKRVSYVKFLPAVTVDELKQFVSELVEIDKDMPQFPHIKTGVLDVEVDEYKEYADFDSDDISSFVSRQVQTARNIYNDFSQARKPDMPLLYDMMKNFVVAFKKRMNILQLLSDAKSREEYTYIHATNVSALSIFQMEGLGMKEKSVLCDVGIAGLLHDVGKLFISGDPLEKRGPLDEKEWEEIKRHPLHGAKYLYPIEGLPHLATVVAFQHHFRKDGRGYPPLRTMSIDEHICSEIVTISDVFDALRSVRPYRKDLHTQEVLLIMKKDSAAFNPVLLQNFMRRLHEALPT; the protein is encoded by the coding sequence ATGGAAAATATCATGACCTTCCTAGTAACGATCACCACCGCCATTTCGAATTGCTCCTTGTACTCGAAGAACCATCCCTCTGTCGATGAGTTCACGAGGAGGGCTGCCAAGGTGTTGGACATTCTTCTGCGAGAGGCGGGACGCCTCGATATTATGCATGTGGAAAATAAGCTTATCATTAACGAAATGCCTTTTGCCGCAACCGGATTGCAGGATAGCAAGCTGATGAACAGGCTCAAGAGAAAACGGGTCTCCTATGTAAAATTCCTGCCTGCCGTCACTGTCGATGAATTAAAACAATTTGTGAGCGAATTGGTCGAAATTGATAAGGACATGCCTCAGTTTCCTCACATAAAAACGGGTGTTCTTGATGTCGAAGTCGATGAATATAAAGAGTATGCCGATTTCGACAGTGATGATATCTCAAGTTTCGTATCGAGGCAGGTTCAAACGGCAAGGAATATCTATAATGACTTCTCGCAGGCCAGGAAACCCGATATGCCGTTGCTCTATGACATGATGAAGAATTTTGTCGTCGCCTTTAAAAAGCGCATGAACATCCTTCAACTACTGAGCGACGCCAAGTCCCGCGAGGAATATACGTATATACACGCGACAAATGTGTCCGCACTGTCGATATTCCAGATGGAAGGCTTGGGGATGAAGGAAAAGTCAGTGTTGTGTGATGTCGGAATCGCGGGGCTTCTTCATGACGTGGGCAAATTGTTTATATCCGGCGACCCGCTCGAGAAGAGGGGCCCCCTTGACGAAAAGGAGTGGGAAGAGATAAAACGCCATCCCTTACATGGGGCAAAATACCTGTATCCCATAGAGGGCCTTCCCCATCTTGCGACGGTAGTGGCATTCCAGCATCACTTCAGAAAAGATGGCAGAGGATATCCCCCGCTTCGCACAATGAGTATTGACGAACACATCTGCAGCGAGATCGTTACGATCTCGGACGTGTTTGATGCGTTGCGAAGCGTGAGACCTTATCGAAAGGACTTGCACACACAAGAAGTCCTTCTCATCATGAAGAAGGACAGCGCTGCCTTCAATCCGGTCCTCTTGCAGAATTTTATGCGCAGGTTGCATGAAGCGCTACCGACCTAA
- a CDS encoding serine hydrolase yields MIKRYLPLAVFLLGGILGFFLRDTLAKHHSESLSHVEVREGGFRYVSPLLECESSRDSDENIELKPLERKIRKAIEDQKKRNWLGEESVYLRRLNSGKWFSVNPVVFYYPASLMKVPVLMAVLKQAERDPHLLGVKIRFSGKTELSDLSPYFAPSKKLEAGKSYTMEELLNRMIVYSDNDALSLIVEQVGKPAVSRTFEELGLLDPFSAYYKEHAYTLTVDQYVVFLRVLYNASYLSREMSEKALDLLTKIEFRQGLVEGVPPKIPVAHKFGERIWENTSQGKELHDCGIIYYPAHPYLLCIMTRGDSFEYLDDGIKETSRVIYEELDRLWSPNNRKGLP; encoded by the coding sequence ATGATCAAGCGGTACTTGCCTCTGGCGGTTTTTCTTCTCGGCGGAATCCTAGGCTTTTTCCTCCGGGACACCCTGGCTAAACACCATTCGGAGTCCCTTTCGCATGTCGAAGTTCGCGAAGGGGGCTTCAGATACGTGAGTCCGCTCCTTGAATGCGAGAGTTCCAGAGACTCGGACGAAAATATCGAACTCAAGCCTTTGGAGCGGAAGATAAGAAAAGCGATAGAGGATCAGAAAAAAAGAAATTGGTTAGGCGAAGAATCGGTTTATCTCCGCAGGCTCAACTCCGGGAAATGGTTCAGCGTGAACCCGGTCGTCTTCTACTATCCCGCGAGCCTCATGAAGGTCCCTGTGCTCATGGCGGTCCTGAAACAGGCGGAGAGGGACCCTCACCTTCTCGGCGTGAAGATACGGTTTTCCGGAAAGACCGAACTGAGCGACCTGTCCCCCTATTTCGCTCCTTCAAAGAAATTGGAGGCAGGGAAGTCGTACACCATGGAAGAATTGTTGAACCGGATGATCGTCTATTCCGACAACGACGCACTGTCTCTCATCGTGGAGCAGGTCGGTAAACCGGCCGTCAGCCGGACCTTCGAAGAGCTCGGACTTCTCGATCCCTTCTCCGCATATTACAAAGAACATGCTTACACCTTGACCGTGGACCAGTATGTCGTCTTCCTTCGTGTCCTCTACAATGCATCTTACCTGAGCAGGGAGATGTCCGAGAAGGCCCTGGACCTGCTGACCAAGATTGAGTTCAGACAGGGCCTCGTCGAGGGTGTTCCACCGAAGATACCCGTTGCTCACAAGTTCGGTGAACGCATATGGGAAAATACTTCTCAGGGAAAAGAACTCCACGATTGCGGCATCATTTACTACCCCGCTCATCCGTACCTCTTATGCATCATGACGCGGGGAGATTCCTTTGAATACCTTGATGACGGCATCAAAGAGACGTCCCGCGTAATTTATGAAGAACTCGACCGCCTCTGGAGCCCTAATAACCGGAAGGGCCTTCCTTAG
- a CDS encoding PilZ domain-containing protein yields the protein MKIEGRHSGRSASGTGKISLSDKKAERRGSLRALIKVSVNGVFQDDFFYAVAQNISTSGILFETDKLLVEGDKIACSFVLQHKIDIDGEVVRSERKTPDLYHCGVRFLNLDPKAKAEIEELVAVQKRQGERRRD from the coding sequence ATGAAAATCGAAGGCAGGCATTCGGGCCGGTCGGCGTCAGGGACAGGAAAGATTAGCCTGTCGGACAAGAAGGCCGAGAGGAGAGGGAGCCTGAGGGCGCTCATTAAGGTTTCCGTCAATGGCGTGTTTCAGGACGATTTCTTCTACGCCGTCGCGCAGAATATCAGTACTTCGGGAATCCTCTTCGAGACGGATAAACTCCTTGTCGAGGGAGACAAGATCGCGTGTTCCTTCGTCCTCCAGCATAAAATAGATATAGACGGAGAAGTCGTGCGCTCAGAGAGAAAGACCCCGGATCTCTACCACTGTGGGGTACGGTTTCTCAATCTCGATCCTAAGGCAAAAGCGGAGATAGAAGAACTCGTCGCCGTTCAAAAACGGCAGGGGGAACGCCGCAGGGATTAG